The genome window TGCCCAGCCCAGTTGTGATTGCGCCGTACTTTCTAGTCGTCATTTGCCGCCCTGCCCCGCAGTTGTCTCGGTTATCTTGTCTATTCGCTTGATCATCTCGTCCGTCAGGTCGAAGCGCGGGTTCCCATATAGAACAACCCCGAGTCGCTCAAGGATGATCGAGTATCCAAGTTCCTTCGCCATCTCGGCCGCGGTCTGCTCCACCAACTTCTGGATTCTTTGTGCGTTCTTCTTGTTCAACGCATCCGCCTCGTCGTAGGCTTCGGAGACAAACATGTCCAGGTCTGCCTTTTTGTTTCTCTGTTCACGTTTCAGCTTTTCACGGGCCTCGTTGGTCAGGGGGAGCGCCTCATTGGCGATCTTGTCGCCCAGTGCCTTAAGTTCTTGCTCAC of bacterium contains these proteins:
- a CDS encoding OmpH family outer membrane protein is translated as MKGILAGTVAVVTFAALAATLSVGSTQPATSVKIGFVEQQRILTETQTGKRAHQQLKELQNKKQTEIDRSEQELKALGDKIANEALPLTNEAREKLKREQRNKKADLDMFVSEAYDEADALNKKNAQRIQKLVEQTAAEMAKELGYSIILERLGVVLYGNPRFDLTDEMIKRIDKITETTAGQGGK